In Astyanax mexicanus isolate ESR-SI-001 chromosome 7, AstMex3_surface, whole genome shotgun sequence, the genomic stretch ctcctaacacctctaactaactaccttctactaccagatcaggagaatctctcactatctttaataaactcctgaagacagagcttttcaaagagcacttactctcttaacacctctaacaaactctaactacttctaacttcatttccttcttcccctccttcgcttctctatccctttatttcccttcgacctcctttaagccctatctaaaacatgttttatcttaacttctattacttttgtacttgactattgtaagtcgctttggacaaaagcgtctgccaaatgcaatgtaatataatgtaatgtaatgtttatttcccttgagtttttttttgtattgccaCACCAATTTGAAAACTATTGCCATTTTGTGAAACCCATAAAATTACAAATACAGTCTGGACACAGAGTACAGACTGAACCACATCAGCCTCTTTATTATCCCCCTCAAAGCTTAGTTTTCTTGTTGCAGTTTCAGACTGTGTTCTTGTGCGTGCGAGATGAGAAGGCCCATCACTAAAGTAGAATTTTATACATGAGGTGTTAACCCACAGAGATCAGCCCAAAACCATGTTGAGTGGGAAATGAAATTAATGCAATTGTTTTCTGAATGGCTTAATTTTCCTGCAGGTAGAATATTTCCAACCACAAATGAGTGACTTCATTTAGCTAAACCAAAGTTAGTCATAAGTCCCAAAATCAATGAGGTTAAACTAGCCTTTTCTGGTCGGTGGTTTCAGATGAGCAGCTTAATTACACAGGTACAAACTTGTATTTATTAActgtctactgtactgtactgtctatgcaccttgtgttttgttttaatgtGCACTAATGTCTCTCAGTTACTGCAGAGGAGATCTAGCCTAACTGTaccaaacatttgaacatttacatttacatttgcttTGGTTAGTTAGGTAATTTTGAGGTACAACACCACACACAAGATTTAGAACACTCccattttgccatttaagcttttCAGGATCAGTTAAAAAACAGAAATGGATCAAATGTACCAAATTTTGCAGTAAACATTTGTTTTAATgaaaacaaatgaattaaaaaaaacctaggttgttaaaaaaaattgagaaagtAGGTATTTtaccttttacagtgtacaatttCTGTCTGGAATAGGAGAAAAAATATATGgctaataggggtgggcaatattatatcgtgacacagaaatatcgtgatattaaaaatccatattgtgataatagggctgttctgtcttaaaggtagtctattatttactgtgaagcttaaagtgtatttactgtataattaatttagtttgcagtttatatgtatgcactaaattttctgcaatattatttgctgcattatattatttaatgctatattatttattttttatatattttatatatttattatttattttgccacatcacattcctgaaataaatgaattattttagttttcctatatcgccaagtatatcgttatcgcaaaaataccctgaaatatcgtgatattattatcgcccacccctaatggctAACAAAAGAAAATAGAGTATGTGGGTTGCATATTCCTATATTTGTCATTGACAGGTTTGTAGAATAGAGTGTCAAGACATCAACAGTCTTTTGAGCTGCCTTTCCaggtgaagtttggaggtctgtagcgattgactctgcagaaagatGGTACCAGTTTCTTCCACTgcattataatatcactgacagttggctgtggaatatttagtagtgaggaaatttcacatctggacttgttgcacaggtgctgcatcctatcactacACCACGTTGAAGTTGGGGGggactataggctcctgtggcgtggcctaagcttttgccCTTAAacgcattttttccccttatattacttttacttttataccgTTAGTTGAAAGTAAAAACTTTTACAAAAGTATTTCAAATCCTAATATCCTAGCATTCCTTCCTGATtaatgaatgggaatacttttgacaccttcgGCTGATTTAAATGAACACTAAAGTAAAAATTGTAAACACTGTTACATAGAGTTCATATATGTGAATCCATATAGTGATGAATTGGtagtattttttacattgtagagaGTGTTACCATATGTTGTCTTGAACAGTGTTAAATTGACCAGTTTAAGAGTCAGTTTAACACTCAACTTTACTGTCTAGTATAATGCTTTAACTTGGGATGCAAATGATTAATCGACtttcatattaataaaaaaaaatcaagaggttGCTTGAACAAAATGTATTACTGGGAAGGCGAGCGGTGATGAGAGAAGGGCAGAGGGCATTACAGAGAGAATATGCAGAATGATCGAGAGAGATTGGATGCCAATCAACACAGTACAGGATTTTAGGATCTTATTGTGTTGAGGATTATTAAGGATTTCCTAATTAATAGCCTAgatgcagtttcttcataatctataggctcaataatattctgtttggctctctatttaatttcttcttcttttttttttaaaatatgtctCATGTATGTTTCAAATGCAAGAACTGAGCCAGTCCTtaatttacttctttttttattattaaagaatgtattttgtCATATAAAACATGTCCGCTTTcttttcctaatgcataattacttgaggaatatataatataatataatataatataattatcatcatttaatatatactttttgaaCTAAGTGTTTTAACTgtttaggtcaggggtgtccaaactacggcccgcgggccatttgcggcccgtttccttttttggagcggcccgcgaggtattttagaaatagaatgtaagttggcccgctgttaagcaggtttttataatgtgagattcaaagtttgaaagctaggtgtcagaaacgggccaaagagtctaaaagcgtagagagtgttcagttgtagcgcagaaaagcgggccaaagagtctaaaagttgccgtaattaaggagtttaaaattaagagacatcatgaaattaaacatcaatttgaaaaatcttagtttacacaacactgtcaaagataaagatagtaagtcaagtaaaatggtgtgtaaatgaaataatcaggaaaaaagtattatttaaagtggtatatttcattatttgttttattacagagtctgtggcccgtgacttcaaatatatttctccttctggcccccaacaaaaaaagtttggacacctctgattTAGGTGGTATTTTTAAAGGCCCTATTGAAACACTGAAATTCAGGTGAAAAACGCCGCTTATCAATTAATCAAAAGTCGATCGATAAGATCAATCAACTACTGATTAATGAATTGATCGATAATTTGCTTCCCTAGCTTTAACACTGATTAGGGGTAAATAGTGACACGATAGACATATACACATAGACTctacatagcctgcctcctggcccCGGTTGCTACACTACGTGGGATCTATGTAtttatgtctgtcattatcagtacataGTAATGGTTGTGCACAGAGCTGAAGCTCACGTTATTGGATGTGAACACAGGTTTTTAATaggctttttgtgcactttttaagttattaatgccttgttttaaatgtcagggctctccagattctagcaaggaggtgtggagctactttaagctggataagggtgtaaaaagtgatttatcgggggaaATTATGCCCTGTTTcaccagtctgaagggtgtttgaacaaactggtaaaatttctggatcttggaacgctgtgggagaacgaaggtgtgctattcatcaaaagtaagacctttttatcatgttttactacaccaaaagtccattttacaccggaattCTCCTTTAAGGTGTTGGATTAATAATACATTGATGGTGACTTGTAAATAAACActttgaaagtgttaaattgaaCTGTTTTAGTGTTAAATTTCTGACTATTAGCTTCCCTAATACAGAAGGGACACAGGGTACCATGAGATAATTTATCCCACCCAATAACTGTAAATGTGTGGTTTTGTTGATTGTAGTTTCAgagtgtgttcttgtgtgtgggAGATACGGAAGCCTATCACTGAAAGACGTTTAGGTAAATGAGCCGTTAGCCCACAATGATCAGCCCAAAATTCACAATGACAGACTGTGACATATTCTGATCATTATTGATTTCTAATAGTGAATTCTGCAGGTAGAGCATCTCCACAACTGTTCAATCAGCCAGGCCACAGACAGGGACAACTGCATGCAATAATGAGGACACAAAATACACGTTCAATGTTTTagatgttaatttattttttaaatattattttttgttttctttttatattaaattaaatgtaaaaaaaaaacatttatcacaatatgctaaaaTTTCCAATAATACAGTCTTTCAGAAACATACTTAATATACAGACTTAATTCAGCTGCTCTTAGTTATTCAGTGTTTTCAGGGATTTAGTAACAGTAAACGGGAGCTCAGTATGACACAGttttagtaataaaaaaacacactaaggAAGACCAGAATCACTTTCTGTTGCACACTTGATATATAGCCAGGAGCAGGATGGGGCTCGTTTCTGTGATGCAAAAAAATGGAAATCATGTTGATCTGGTTTCTATGGTCACAGTTATAGGTCAATAATACATCCATGGAGTTGTTTTCTGAGTCATTTCCAACTTGTAgtttcaaataaacaaaacatgaaatgtaAGTTCAATTAGTATGtaactatgtacatttatttatgtacattattatttataataataacaacagcaacaacattcACAGATGGTCAAATAAGACAAATGGGACGGAACATGACCTAACCATTGTATTTGTGTTATTAACCACTGAATTAGCATCATACATTATAGTCCACCTTATTTAAGAACAGTGAGAAATGACTGgaatgttaatttaataaattaattagcaCATAAAGGCTCTGTATAAAAAATTACaagcaatttttaaataaatacaaaaggcaCATTCTGTGGGTAACAGTAAATCACATTTTAGACAGATCAATTCACATAGCAATAATAATTTGAAATGGTTGAAACCATTCAGGAGTTTAGACCGTAAATAAGCACTGACAGTTTAAACAAATAAGTTGATCTTCCTTTAAAAGTGTGTGCCTTTAAGAAATGAATAGGtatgttatatgttttattaaccaatacattttagTATAGTTACCTAATAACTAAAATTAATGAACCTCGTACAATGTTAATAAAAATGGTCCAAATtaaaattaatcacaattaagACTAATTGCTTTACTTAATACTGAGGTAAAACCAGTCAACGTTTTACGtttgttaactgaaaaattaACAACGTTTTAAGTTTGCTCAATAGCACAATCCTCTAGTCATGCATGAACCACAACTGTGCCTTTTAGCCAACAGAAAGCCGTTATCAGTGGCAGAGAAAGAGTATGTTTTCTCCTACAGTCTTTAACACTGATGCAAAACACCACCCAActatattacattaaatatagCTCCAAGAAGGTACCCGTAGGGAAACATCTACACATGTACATGTGTCTGACACTGGAGGACACGTCCAGAATGTAAACGGAATGGGAACAGTATGTCATGCATAGCCACTGAAATGCTACAGTGATTAGTATGCCTTTTCTGCCTTGACTGTTTTTTACATTATCATAGTTCCAACATACTCCATTTCCTGTCAGCAGGGAGATTTGTCAATCATGCTACCATTAGCAGTCTTGGAGGGATTCAAGGCTTCTGAGACTTCTGGAGTCCTTGTTGAATCCTTATTTAAATTTTTCTGTTTCCGTCGTCTGAAGAGAAAGGTAACGACTGCTGCTGAGGTGACCACAACAAGCAGCACTACAAAAATAACCAGCTGATGTCTTGCTTGTAGACCACCGGTTTCTTCATTTTCTAGAAATTAAgacattaaaaaatgtatcagaATCTTGACAATATTGaaaaagacttttaaaataaGAATGACAAATGAATGGTTCTTTGGAGCAATGTCAGAGTGCTAATCCAGGGGATCTTCCACCCAGGAGAATTTAGATCCTACGCAGCTAATTTACTCCAATTCCTAGAAATTACATAATTGATTACCAGGATTGAAATAACTCTTCAATTAATATGAAGGTTCTAGGTCAAATAGATATTTATTGAGTCTGTGCCATTATCTCCAGGTGTGAGCGCATTGGTCATTCTGTGACTGCCAACTTATCATTGAGGCTGTCCTGCTTCACTCTGTAGGTCCTGGCTGTTTGAATCGCAAGTAACCTCTCATTAATGAAGCGTGTTTATAAAGAACCACCCAGATTATTAACAATATGATCATTCATAAACGGGGATTTTGAGGCTCACCTGAAAAAAGATCGATGTTCCTCCGGATCTCCTGCCCCAGATCCTCGTTCTTCAGGATGAAAGTGATGGATGAGTTGGTGCCACGGGTCAGGTTCAGCTTGCTGTTCACGCTGTACAGCTTTGTGTTTTCGTCCTGTTCAAGCTGCGTTTGCGTTACCTCAGTGACGTCCTCTGTGTTTCCTATCAGCCATTGCAGTGAGGGAGAGGGGTAACCTCCCTGTGAGGTCAGCAGCAGGTCCACCTGTCCGTTATGCAGTAAGCTGATGTGCAGATGGGGCTCTGGAAAGAAGGCTAAAGAAAGGAACACAAGATTAGAACAACTGGTAAACTCTATACAGTactattagaaacatctacattgTTCcttcattttattagaaaccccaccATCAGCTTTTACATACCTGCACTGCAAAAACATTgtactataaaattacagtaattaaatgGCTGCAGTTTCACACCATTTGACTGTTACTTTACAGTGCACATTCTGCaatttattttaacagtattttgcTGTGTATTTTGCAGCATCTTATCATATTTCATAAggcattaacaaaaaaaacacttctgagacaaaactacgtgtttcatattttacacaagCACTTTTATCAGTCAGTGTCATATCCTGTATATTAGATTAGCCTAATAGTTCTAACATTTTAGATCAACAACAGACCAATTTAATTACACTAATCAATTATAAACAGATTCttcatataaatgtttttttccaataAAACAATGGACACAAAAAATGCATGCAGTGTGCTTTTGGAAAAAGTGCATCtaaagtgctgtacataaaatgtgcagtttgagttttactttttcattttctaaaatatCTATGAATTAAGCTGTCCAGAGACACTGAGAGACACTGTAAGAGCTCATTAAAATGCAGTATACTCTGTCTCATTATAAACTATATTGTCTCATTTTATATCTCGTAAGACAATACATCGATATTTCTTGAAATCTCTATATTTCGCCCAGCCTAAGTCAGTAGGCACTTCGTTATctgcatcatgtttttttttctacattttatttcaatatttttatctAATTTCCTCCCCAGTTTACAGCAacagcaagctacataaacaggattcgaactggtggTCTTCTTATTAATTCTTAGCCCTTTCTAACCTTGTGAAGTACTAGAGG encodes the following:
- the zgc:153911 gene encoding CD276 antigen homolog isoform X2; the encoded protein is MVDTVKVPASLFSLLLLLLSGVSSYTEFEITVPSAGQVGVYGQAVVLSCSFPVGSSWDEGSTVITWQRNLEVVHSFYHNLDQLDRQSPHYADRTSLYHEEMSKGNASLRLERVTLKDEGVYTCSVSTQIGSQKKSFRLKVAAFFPEPHLHISLLHNGQVDLLLTSQGGYPSPSLQWLIGNTEDVTEVTQTQLEQDENTKLYSVNSKLNLTRGTNSSITFILKNEDLGQEIRRNIDLFSENEETGGLQARHQLVIFVVLLVVVTSAAVVTFLFRRRKQKNLNKDSTRTPEVSEALNPSKTANGSMIDKSPC
- the zgc:153911 gene encoding CD276 antigen homolog isoform X1, which translates into the protein MVDTVKFPASLFSLLLLFLSGVSSYTEFEITVPSAGQVGVYGQAVVLSCSFPVGSSWDEGSTVITWQRNLEVVHSFYHNLDQLDRQSPHYADRTSLYHEEMSKGNASLRLERVTLKDEGVYTCSVSTQIGSQKKSFRLKVAAFFPEPHLHISLLHNGQVDLLLTSQGGYPSPSLQWLIGNTEDVTEVTQTQLEQDENTKLYSVNSKLNLTRGTNSSITFILKNEDLGQEIRRNIDLFSENEETGGLQARHQLVIFVVLLVVVTSAAVVTFLFRRRKQKNLNKDSTRTPEVSEALNPSKTANGSMIDKSPC